From Microcebus murinus isolate Inina chromosome 15, M.murinus_Inina_mat1.0, whole genome shotgun sequence, the proteins below share one genomic window:
- the HELT gene encoding hairy and enhancer of split-related protein HELT isoform X1 — MSDKLKERKRTPVSHKVIEKRRRDRINRCLNELGKTVPMALAKQSSGKLEKAEILEMTVQYLRALHSADFPRGREKAELLAEFANYFHYGYHECMKNLVHYLTTVERMETKDTKYARILAFLQSKARLGAEPGFTPLALLPEADFNYQLHPAGSEFAGHSPGEAAVFPQGAAPGPFPWPPGAARSPALPYLPSAPVPLQSPAQQHSPFLAPVQGLDRHYLNLIGHAHPNNLNLHTPQHPPVL, encoded by the exons ATGTCAGACAAGCTCAAGGAACGCAAA AGAACCCCCGTTTCTCATAAAGTGATAGAAAAGCGGAGGAGGGACCGGATCAACCGCTGCTTGAACGAGCTGGGCAAGACGGTGCCCATGGCCCTGGCGAAGCAG AGTTCCGGGAAGCTAGAGAAGGCGGAGATCCTTGAGATGACCGTCCAGTACCTGAGAGCCCTGCACTCGGCTGACTTTCCCCGGGGAAGGGAAAAAG CAGAACTCCTAGCAGAATTTGCCAACTACTTCCACTACGGCTACCACGAGTGCATGAAGAACCTGGTGCATTACCTCACCACCGTGGAGCGGATGGAGACCAAGGACACCAAGTACGCGCGCATCCTCGCCTTCTTGCAGTCCAAGGCCCGCCTGGGCGCGGAGCCCGGCTTCACGCCGCTGGCTTTGCTCCCGGAGGCCGATTTCAACTATCAGCTGCACCCGGCGGGGTCCGAGTTCGCTGGCCACAGCCCCGGCGAGGCCGCTGTGTTCCCGCAGGGCGCGGCCCCCGGACCTTTCCCCTGGCCTCCCGGCGCGGCCCGCAGCCCGGCGCTGCCGTACCTGCCCAGCGCGCCAGTGCCGCTCCAGAGCCCCGCGCAGCAGCACAGCCCCTTCCTGGCGCCCGTGCAGGGCCTGGACCGGCATTACCTCAACCTGATCGGCCACGCGCACCCCAACAACCTCAACCTGCACACGCCCCAGCACCCGCCGGTGCTCTGA
- the HELT gene encoding hairy and enhancer of split-related protein HELT isoform X2 → MSDKLKERKRTPVSHKVIEKRRRDRINRCLNELGKTVPMALAKQSSGKLEKAEILEMTVQYLRALHSADFPRGREKELLAEFANYFHYGYHECMKNLVHYLTTVERMETKDTKYARILAFLQSKARLGAEPGFTPLALLPEADFNYQLHPAGSEFAGHSPGEAAVFPQGAAPGPFPWPPGAARSPALPYLPSAPVPLQSPAQQHSPFLAPVQGLDRHYLNLIGHAHPNNLNLHTPQHPPVL, encoded by the exons ATGTCAGACAAGCTCAAGGAACGCAAA AGAACCCCCGTTTCTCATAAAGTGATAGAAAAGCGGAGGAGGGACCGGATCAACCGCTGCTTGAACGAGCTGGGCAAGACGGTGCCCATGGCCCTGGCGAAGCAG AGTTCCGGGAAGCTAGAGAAGGCGGAGATCCTTGAGATGACCGTCCAGTACCTGAGAGCCCTGCACTCGGCTGACTTTCCCCGGGGAAGGGAAAAAG AACTCCTAGCAGAATTTGCCAACTACTTCCACTACGGCTACCACGAGTGCATGAAGAACCTGGTGCATTACCTCACCACCGTGGAGCGGATGGAGACCAAGGACACCAAGTACGCGCGCATCCTCGCCTTCTTGCAGTCCAAGGCCCGCCTGGGCGCGGAGCCCGGCTTCACGCCGCTGGCTTTGCTCCCGGAGGCCGATTTCAACTATCAGCTGCACCCGGCGGGGTCCGAGTTCGCTGGCCACAGCCCCGGCGAGGCCGCTGTGTTCCCGCAGGGCGCGGCCCCCGGACCTTTCCCCTGGCCTCCCGGCGCGGCCCGCAGCCCGGCGCTGCCGTACCTGCCCAGCGCGCCAGTGCCGCTCCAGAGCCCCGCGCAGCAGCACAGCCCCTTCCTGGCGCCCGTGCAGGGCCTGGACCGGCATTACCTCAACCTGATCGGCCACGCGCACCCCAACAACCTCAACCTGCACACGCCCCAGCACCCGCCGGTGCTCTGA